Within Bdellovibrio bacteriovorus HD100, the genomic segment CAGCGCAGGCGTGCTCCAAGCACGTCGGAGCGAGAAGGCCGCCCGACAACGCAGTCGGATGGGCCTTTTTCATCGGCCGTTATGGAGGAAAAATGTGGTTGATTGTTGGTCTTGGCAATCCGGGTGGCGAGTACAAGCTGACCCGTCATAACATCGGCTTTATGGCCGTGGACTTTCTGATGGAAGGCCTGGGAAATCCCCCGATCAAAAATCAGTTCAAAGCCGAAATCGCTCAGGCGAAAATCAAGGACCACCCGGTTATCTTTTGCAAACCCCAGACGTACATGAATCTGTCCGGCGAATCCGTACAACCCCTGATGGGATTTTATAAAATCCCTCTGGAACGCCTGATCGTCATCCACGACGAAATTGACCAGCCGTTTGCGCAGATGAAAATCCAGAAAAACCGTGGGCACGGCGGCCATAACGGCATTAAAAGCATTTCAGGGCTGATGGGCTCGATGGACTACACCCGACTGCGTTTGGGGGTGGGTCGCCCGGCCAACCCGAATATCCCCGTGCCTGATTACGTCCTGGGTAAGTTCACCAAGGAAGAGTTCGCGCAGATGCCGGATTTCCTGAACAAAGCCGGCGATGCTGTGGAAAGCATCATCCTGGATGGAATTCAAAAAGCTTCGACAAAATTCAACACTTAGGCTAGATTGAGCCGTCATTTCGCAAGGAGTTTTCAATGGCACTTCAAGTCGGTATCGTAGGTCTTCCGAACGTGGGTAAGAGCACGCTTTTCAATGCTCTGACATCTGCCAAGGCTGAGGCGGCCAACTATCCATTCTGTACTATCGACCCGAACGTGGGCGTGGTGACAGTTCCAGATCCTCGCATGGATAAAATCACTGAATTCATCAAACCTCAAAAAGTTGTTCCGACAACTATGGAGTTCGTGGATATCGCGGGTATCGTAAAAGGTGCGTCCCAGGGTGAAGGTTTGGGAAATCAGTTCCTGTCCCACATCCGTCAGACAGACGCGATCGTTCATGTGGTTCGTTGTTTTGACGACCCAAATATCATTCACGTGGCGGGTTCTGTGGAGCCTATCCGTGACATCGAAATCATCAACACTGAATTGTTGCTGGCAGATTTGGACTCTGTTGAAAAGCGCCTTCAGCGCACGGAAAAACAGGCGAAAAACTCCACTGACAAAAAGCTGAAACTGGATGTCGAAGTTGCCAAGAAAATCAAAGAAGCTCTGGGCAAGGGTCTTCCTGCCCGCGCTGTGGTTTTGGACGAGATGGAGCAAGTTGCTTTGAAAGAGATGCACCTTCTGACCGCCAAGCCGGTTCTTTACGCGATGAACGTCAACGACGCTGACTTCGCAGCCGGTGGCAATGACTGGACAAAGGCTGTTGAAGCCCGCGCCGCTGAAGAAAACAACAAAACCATCCTGATCTGTTCTGCGATGGAAGCTGAAATCGCTTTGTTGCCGCCAGAAGAACGCAAGGACTTCCTGGATGCACTGGGCGCGGAAGAGCCAGGCTTGAACCGCCTGATCCGCGAAGCTTACACACTTTTGGGGCTTCAGACTTACTTCACCGCAGGTGTGACGGAAGTGCGTGCATGGACGATCCGTGCAAACACCAAAGCTCCTCAAGCGGCGGGTGTGATCCACTCTGACTTTGAGCGTGGATTCATCAAAGCTGAAACTTACCACTGTGAAGACTTGTTCAAGTACAAATCTGAGCAAGCAATCAAAGACGCTGGTAAATACCGCATCGAAGGCAAAGAGTACGTTGTGAAAGACGGCGACGTTTTGTTCTTCAAATTTAACGTTTAATTTCTTCTTAAGAAGGGAAAAAGGGGCCGCAAAGCCCCTTTTTTATTTTGTATGAATGAACTACTGAAATTATCCGCATTAGATCTGCATAAAAAAGTTCAAACCAAAGAAGTCTCCCCGTCTGAAGTTCTTGAGGCGCACATCACGCGCATCGAACAGGTGAACCCGGCCTTGAATGCGATGGTCGAAGATGACTTCGTCCGTGCCAGAAAATTGGCGCACGAACAGACTGAAACTTTGGCGAAGAACAATTCGGATCTTCCGCCACTGTTCGGTGTTCCTTTCACCGTCAAAGAAATGTTCTCTTACCAGGGCATGAAACGCACCGGGGGCAGCATCCATCACAAAAATGACGTGATGGACTGGGACGCCACAGTTGTCGCGCGAATGAAAAAAGCCGGTGGCATTCCCATGGGCACCACCAATGTGCCGGAACTGGGATTCTGGTTTGAGTGCTTCAATCCTGTTTACGGTCGCACCAGCAATCCGTATGACCTGGGCCGCACCTGTGGTGGCAGCAGCGGTGGTGAAGGTGCCTTGATCGGCGCGGGGGCTTCTCCGCTGGGTCTTGGCAGTGATATCGGCGGCAGCATCCGCATGCCGGCGTCCTTCTGCGGGGTCTTTGGTCACAAGCCGTCTCGCTATTTGTTGCCACTGACCGGCCACTTCCCGTTTGAACAAAATGACTTCCGCACGCTGTTGCTGGATCAAAAGTATCCGTACACGTCTATGGGGCCGATGACCCGCAAAGCCGTGGATCTGGCGCCGATGATGAAGATCCTGATGGGTTCTGATGATATCGATCAGCACACGCTGAAAAATCCGACCATGGAAGAACTGTCCCAGGAATGGAAAGGCCGCAAGGTTTTGATTTGTCCTAACCCCGTCTTCCACCGCGCGCGCGGAACGGATGATGAAATGGTGCAAGTGGTGAAAAACTGCGGAAAGCTCTTTGAGGAACTGGGCGCCCACGTTGAAGAACTGGATCCAAGATTCTTCGTCCGTTCTGCCGAACTGTGGTTTGCGGCGGTGAAAAACTCGAAGAACAGAAACTTGTATGAAACCCTGATGGGTCCCACCCAGCATCTGTCGATTGGGAAAGAAATCCTGCAGCTGACTTTCGGTAAAGGTAACTACACCCTGCCAAATCTGCTGGTGTCTTTGGCTGAAATTTTTGACACCCGCAAAAAAGACTTCACTGAAGAAATGCAGGCCTTGGCCAAGATGAAATCCGACCTGGATGAAAAACTGGGAGCGGACGGAATTTTGATTCTGCCTCCGCACCCGCGTGTGGCGCCGAAACACAGAGCTCCGCTATGGTCCCCGTTTGATTTCATTTACACGGCGATCTTTACGACTCTAGGACATCCAGCGACGTCCGTGCCCATGGGCCTGAACGAAGACGGTATTCCATTGGGAGTTCAAGTGGTCGGTCCTTACATGAAAGACCATCTGACGCTGGCGTGTGCGGAATTCCTGGAAACGACTTTCGGCGGCTGGCAGCCGCCCAAAAACCTATAGCTTAAATACGGTATTTGGTGCGTAGATGATCCAAGATGATGTGGAAGCTCCAGACGGTCAGGAACAACATCAGGCTTGGATACAAGATCAGATGCGGGAAGCTTGAAAGAGTCTTCCACCCTTCGCGCACCAAAATTCCCCAGCTTGTATAGGGGGGATGAATTCCCAGGCCGATAAAGCTCATGAAGCTTTCATACAAAATATTGGTCGGAATCTGCATCGCCACCAGAATCAGCAGTGTTCCCAGCATATTCGGAAGCACATGGCGAAGCATCACGTGCACACGGCTGCCACCTAGTGAAATTGCCGCTTCCACGTAGGGCTTGCGTTTGATTTCCAAAACCATGCCGCGGGTGACGCGCGCAAGACTCATCCAGTGGGTCACCGCAATACTGATGCACAAGCCGATCAATGCCCGAGTGAGCGGATCTTCAAATGGAAGCAGCAACTGCAGACTTAAACACATTACCGACACCAGAATGAAACTTGGCACCGCCATCAGGATGTCACAAAAACGCATCAAGATGCGATCGACAATCCCTTCGCTCCAACCGGCAATGGCCCCGTAAACAAAGCCCATCATAAAAGCCAGGAACGAACCCACCAGGCCCACCAGCAAAGAAATGCGCCCGCCCATCAACACCCGGGCAAACAGATCCCGACCCAGGGTGTCCGTGCCGAACCAGTGTTCTGATCCGGGCGGTAAAAGAATGCTTTCGACGTTTTGTTCAAGCCCCGAGCTGTTCAACACCCACGGATAGAAAACCGTGGCCAGCACCAGAGTGGAAAGGAACAAAATGGCAAAAACCAAAAGCACCTTTTTCATGCGCGCTCCTGCAGGCGTGGATCCGCCAGCTTCAGCAGCACATCAATAAAGGAATTCACCACAATCAACAAAGTTCCATAGAACAACGTCAGGCCCACAATCAAAGTGTAATCCCGGTCGTTCAAGGCGGCGATAAATTCACTGCCCAAACCAGGCACGGCGAACAAAACTTCGACCAGGAAAGAACCTGACAGCAGCGACACAGTCAAAGGACCGACATAACTTAAAAACGGAATCAGCGAGTTTTTAAGTACATGATGAATCAAAACTCCCCACACGCCGACGCCTTTGGCTTTGGCGGTGCGGGCATAATCCTGCTGCAGATTTTCATTCAGGGAGTTTTTCAACAAACGAATCAAGGAGGCCAGCGGTCGCACACTTAAAGTCACCACGGGCAAAATGTAGTGCGCTGGAGAAGACAAGAACGCCACGGGCAAAAGATTCCAATAAAAACCAAAGGCGTAAATCAACAGAGGCCCCCAGAACAGGCTGGGTAAGGACAAGAACGCGATCACGGTCTGATCGACCAGATTTTCAAACCAAGTTTCACGGAATCTTACGGCGGCCACGGCGATCACAAAGGCGCCCACCAAAATCACACAAAGCGCGATGGCATTTAACGTCAGTGTGTTACCCAAACCCTGGCCGATGATTTCCACCACCGTGCGATCGGGTTTCGACATCGAGACACCCAAGTCCCCTTGCACGACGGACAGAAGATAGTTCCCTATTTGGGAAGGAAGGCTTTGTTCCAGTCCCCAGTGTTGCGCCAGCTTTTCGCGCACCACGGGATTCAGGGCCGTCTCTTCATCGAAAGGACCGCCCGGAAGAGCTTTCAACAGCACAAACGTCAACGCCGCTAGGACCCCTAGCGACGCTGTCATTTCCACTGTTTTTTTAAAGACGAACCGAAACGCGTTGTCGATCAAATGTCATCCCAGTTTTCTTTCCCCGCCAGTTCGGCCTGGAATTTCACCGGAACCGCGCCTGCCATGTATGGGAAAAGATCTTTCTTGTTGCCGTACAATTGAGAATAAATATAAGCGTTTGAAACCACACGTTTCACATAGTTGCGTGTTTCCAGAAACGGGATGTGTTCAATGAACTCATCGGTTTCCAAGTTACCGAAAGACGACAACCAGTTTTTCACGCGGTGCGGACCGGCGTTGTAACCTGCTGCCACCAATGGAATCGTGTTTTCAAATCGATCCATCAGACGTTTCAAATAGCGGCTGCCGATCTTCACCGAAGTTTCTGGTTGCAGCAACAAAGGCGCTTTGAATTCTTTTTCACCCAAAAGCGTCGCCACTTTGTGCCCCGTGAATGGCATGACCTGCATCAGACCCAACGCCCCCACCGGAGAAATCGCATCGCGACGGTAATGGGTTTCTGCACGCATGATCCCCCATACCAGCTCTTCTGGCACGGCGAATTTCTTGGTGTATTTTTCAACATGCTCAGAATATGCACGCGGGTATGCAAACTCCCAAAGGTAACGAATGCCTTCCACACCGTGCGCCGCTCTTTGACCGCCGAAATTAATCTGGGCGATGTA encodes:
- the pth gene encoding aminoacyl-tRNA hydrolase, whose translation is MWLIVGLGNPGGEYKLTRHNIGFMAVDFLMEGLGNPPIKNQFKAEIAQAKIKDHPVIFCKPQTYMNLSGESVQPLMGFYKIPLERLIVIHDEIDQPFAQMKIQKNRGHGGHNGIKSISGLMGSMDYTRLRLGVGRPANPNIPVPDYVLGKFTKEEFAQMPDFLNKAGDAVESIILDGIQKASTKFNT
- the ychF gene encoding redox-regulated ATPase YchF, coding for MALQVGIVGLPNVGKSTLFNALTSAKAEAANYPFCTIDPNVGVVTVPDPRMDKITEFIKPQKVVPTTMEFVDIAGIVKGASQGEGLGNQFLSHIRQTDAIVHVVRCFDDPNIIHVAGSVEPIRDIEIINTELLLADLDSVEKRLQRTEKQAKNSTDKKLKLDVEVAKKIKEALGKGLPARAVVLDEMEQVALKEMHLLTAKPVLYAMNVNDADFAAGGNDWTKAVEARAAEENNKTILICSAMEAEIALLPPEERKDFLDALGAEEPGLNRLIREAYTLLGLQTYFTAGVTEVRAWTIRANTKAPQAAGVIHSDFERGFIKAETYHCEDLFKYKSEQAIKDAGKYRIEGKEYVVKDGDVLFFKFNV
- a CDS encoding amidase; the protein is MNELLKLSALDLHKKVQTKEVSPSEVLEAHITRIEQVNPALNAMVEDDFVRARKLAHEQTETLAKNNSDLPPLFGVPFTVKEMFSYQGMKRTGGSIHHKNDVMDWDATVVARMKKAGGIPMGTTNVPELGFWFECFNPVYGRTSNPYDLGRTCGGSSGGEGALIGAGASPLGLGSDIGGSIRMPASFCGVFGHKPSRYLLPLTGHFPFEQNDFRTLLLDQKYPYTSMGPMTRKAVDLAPMMKILMGSDDIDQHTLKNPTMEELSQEWKGRKVLICPNPVFHRARGTDDEMVQVVKNCGKLFEELGAHVEELDPRFFVRSAELWFAAVKNSKNRNLYETLMGPTQHLSIGKEILQLTFGKGNYTLPNLLVSLAEIFDTRKKDFTEEMQALAKMKSDLDEKLGADGILILPPHPRVAPKHRAPLWSPFDFIYTAIFTTLGHPATSVPMGLNEDGIPLGVQVVGPYMKDHLTLACAEFLETTFGGWQPPKNL
- a CDS encoding ABC transporter permease, translating into MKKVLLVFAILFLSTLVLATVFYPWVLNSSGLEQNVESILLPPGSEHWFGTDTLGRDLFARVLMGGRISLLVGLVGSFLAFMMGFVYGAIAGWSEGIVDRILMRFCDILMAVPSFILVSVMCLSLQLLLPFEDPLTRALIGLCISIAVTHWMSLARVTRGMVLEIKRKPYVEAAISLGGSRVHVMLRHVLPNMLGTLLILVAMQIPTNILYESFMSFIGLGIHPPYTSWGILVREGWKTLSSFPHLILYPSLMLFLTVWSFHIILDHLRTKYRI
- a CDS encoding ABC transporter permease translates to MTASLGVLAALTFVLLKALPGGPFDEETALNPVVREKLAQHWGLEQSLPSQIGNYLLSVVQGDLGVSMSKPDRTVVEIIGQGLGNTLTLNAIALCVILVGAFVIAVAAVRFRETWFENLVDQTVIAFLSLPSLFWGPLLIYAFGFYWNLLPVAFLSSPAHYILPVVTLSVRPLASLIRLLKNSLNENLQQDYARTAKAKGVGVWGVLIHHVLKNSLIPFLSYVGPLTVSLLSGSFLVEVLFAVPGLGSEFIAALNDRDYTLIVGLTLFYGTLLIVVNSFIDVLLKLADPRLQERA